A stretch of the Desulfuromonas sp. TF genome encodes the following:
- a CDS encoding ExeA family protein, which produces MYEGFFGFTERPFSKTPDPRFLFLSRMHGEALARLIYAVEERDLILLTGEIGCGKTTLSRALMDELDEGYRVILFINPRLTPLEFLRGVALRLGVEDPAKFKTDLLEQIGSGLYRLYEDGICPVLVIDEAQLVPHKETFDEIRLLTNFQLDDRNLMSIVLMGQPELRKRLAHRVYEPLRQRIGMQYHLCSLSLEETAEYLDHRLRVAGGQPGLFLPGAVERIYQYSGGIPRKINHAASLALLEGFGRESRAIGPEVLDDVMVELDLVFSPQKEMTDGSC; this is translated from the coding sequence ATGTATGAAGGATTTTTCGGCTTCACGGAACGGCCTTTCAGCAAGACCCCAGACCCCCGATTCTTGTTTTTAAGCCGGATGCACGGCGAGGCGCTTGCCCGCCTCATCTATGCGGTAGAGGAGCGGGACCTCATCCTTTTGACGGGAGAGATCGGTTGCGGCAAAACGACTCTGTCACGCGCTCTCATGGATGAACTCGACGAGGGGTACAGGGTCATTCTTTTCATCAACCCGCGGTTGACTCCCCTGGAATTTCTGAGGGGGGTGGCGCTGCGCTTGGGCGTGGAAGATCCGGCAAAGTTCAAGACCGATCTATTGGAGCAGATTGGGTCGGGGCTTTACCGTCTCTATGAGGATGGGATTTGTCCGGTCCTGGTCATCGATGAGGCTCAGTTGGTCCCGCACAAGGAGACCTTCGACGAGATCAGACTTCTGACGAATTTCCAGCTTGACGACCGCAATCTCATGAGCATCGTGCTGATGGGGCAGCCCGAACTGCGCAAGCGGCTGGCTCACCGTGTTTATGAACCTCTGAGGCAGCGCATCGGCATGCAGTACCATCTCTGTTCGCTTTCTCTGGAGGAAACGGCGGAATACCTTGACCACCGTTTACGCGTGGCCGGTGGACAGCCGGGGCTCTTCCTCCCCGGTGCCGTGGAACGCATTTACCAGTATTCCGGCGGCATCCCGCGAAAGATCAATCATGCCGCCTCTCTCGCACTTCTGGAGGGGTTCGGCAGGGAATCTCGGGCCATAGGTCCGGAGGTTCTCGATGATGTTATGGTCGAACTCGATCTCGTTTTTTCGCCGCAGAAGGAAATGACTGATGGATCTTGCTGA
- a CDS encoding chemotaxis protein CheA: MTDKSLSSAIGDFLGEAEEIIEKLNLDLVALGDSADGGGSDPEILNGIFRGAHSIKGLSGMFGFDDITELAHNMENLLDSLRLGKISWNAELVEILFDALEALARLVHGKGENENFSFDVRPLVRRIDAFMSGGRQPGGDLLDTLKIDSEILNVLTEYEEHRLLENLNKGRNLLRVKATFSLASFDQDLAEITDQLKKKGEVISTLPCAGDISDRIAFQILFGSSQTAEQICSLLAREDISVDHLGGGNVQPSAAVKEFAGPAAVEEIEEMGEASETSLRSISRTVRVDIGKLDLLMNIVGELVLSKGLISTIAERLKAEKERELGMELLKATRTLERRLEELQKGVMEVRMVPVGQLFEKMSRIVRRVASEQGKKVALDIRGADTELDKLIMEDLADPLMHIIRNAIDHGIEPVDERLSAGKSEKGTICLWASQKGNHVVLEVRDDGRGIDPERVRRKAVQKGLINEGVELLREDIYDLVFTPGFSTRDEVSDLSGRGVGMDVVKNNISALSGMIEIDSRFGEGTAMIITLPITLAIIKALIVNACGRTYAIPISSVLETFMLESSAIRTIERREVVELRQSTLPLLRLSEVFGFSEASTGTGRSFVAVVGMAEKRLGIVVDDLLGQQDVVIKSLGNALSFVRGIAGAADLGNQKTILVLDIGGLMSETLRGETAIHV; encoded by the coding sequence GTGACCGACAAGTCGTTATCCAGTGCGATCGGAGATTTCCTGGGAGAGGCCGAGGAAATTATCGAAAAGCTGAACCTCGACCTGGTGGCGCTCGGCGACAGCGCCGACGGGGGAGGAAGCGATCCGGAAATCCTGAACGGTATTTTCCGCGGGGCCCATTCCATCAAAGGGCTTTCGGGCATGTTTGGATTCGACGATATCACTGAACTTGCTCACAACATGGAGAATTTGCTCGACAGCCTGCGGCTTGGAAAGATTTCGTGGAATGCCGAACTTGTCGAGATCCTCTTCGATGCCCTGGAAGCACTTGCGCGCCTGGTTCACGGAAAAGGCGAAAACGAAAACTTCTCTTTCGACGTCAGGCCTCTTGTTCGGCGCATTGACGCCTTCATGAGCGGGGGGCGGCAACCGGGAGGCGATCTTCTCGACACCCTGAAAATTGATTCGGAGATCCTCAACGTCCTCACCGAATACGAGGAGCACCGGCTGCTGGAGAATCTGAACAAGGGGCGCAACCTTCTGCGAGTGAAGGCCACTTTCAGTCTGGCCAGTTTCGATCAGGACCTCGCCGAAATTACAGACCAGCTGAAAAAAAAGGGTGAGGTCATCAGCACTCTACCCTGTGCCGGAGACATATCCGATCGGATAGCGTTCCAGATTCTGTTTGGTTCATCCCAGACGGCGGAGCAGATTTGCTCTCTTCTGGCAAGGGAAGATATCTCCGTTGATCACCTTGGCGGAGGAAACGTCCAACCTTCCGCCGCAGTCAAAGAGTTCGCGGGTCCGGCGGCGGTCGAGGAAATCGAGGAGATGGGAGAAGCTTCGGAAACCTCTCTGAGATCGATCAGCCGGACCGTAAGGGTGGATATCGGAAAACTCGATTTGCTGATGAATATCGTCGGGGAGCTGGTTCTTTCCAAGGGGCTGATCAGCACCATAGCCGAGCGGCTCAAAGCTGAAAAAGAGCGCGAGCTGGGCATGGAGCTTCTCAAAGCCACCCGTACACTTGAGCGGCGCCTGGAAGAACTGCAGAAGGGGGTCATGGAAGTCCGCATGGTCCCAGTGGGTCAGCTCTTCGAGAAAATGTCCCGTATCGTCAGACGGGTTGCCAGCGAACAAGGCAAAAAGGTGGCTCTCGACATTCGCGGAGCGGATACCGAACTGGACAAGCTGATCATGGAGGATCTGGCCGACCCGCTGATGCACATCATCCGCAATGCCATTGATCATGGAATCGAGCCCGTCGACGAGCGCCTCTCCGCCGGAAAATCGGAGAAGGGAACGATCTGTCTCTGGGCGTCTCAGAAGGGGAACCATGTCGTCCTTGAGGTGCGCGACGATGGCCGCGGGATAGATCCGGAGAGGGTTCGCCGTAAGGCCGTACAGAAAGGTCTGATTAACGAAGGGGTGGAATTGCTGCGAGAGGATATCTACGATCTGGTGTTTACGCCTGGTTTTTCCACCCGGGACGAAGTAAGCGACCTGTCCGGCCGGGGGGTGGGAATGGATGTGGTCAAGAACAACATCTCCGCTCTCTCCGGAATGATAGAAATCGACAGCCGGTTTGGAGAGGGAACCGCCATGATCATAACTCTGCCCATCACCCTGGCGATCATCAAGGCGCTGATCGTCAATGCCTGCGGCAGAACCTATGCGATCCCGATCAGTTCCGTACTTGAAACCTTCATGCTCGAATCGTCCGCCATCCGCACCATCGAGCGGCGGGAAGTGGTCGAGCTTCGCCAGAGCACCTTGCCGCTTCTGCGTCTGAGCGAAGTGTTCGGTTTTTCGGAAGCCTCCACAGGGACCGGACGCTCCTTCGTAGCAGTGGTGGGCATGGCGGAAAAGAGACTCGGAATCGTCGTCGACGACCTCCTCGGTCAACAGGACGTGGTCATCAAGTCCCTCGGTAATGCCCTTTCTTTCGTTCGAGGCATCGCCGGGGCGGCTGATCTTGGGAACCAGAAAACGATTCTTGTTCTCGACATCGGAGGGCTGATGAGCGAAACGCTCAGGGGAGAGACGGCCATTCATGTATGA
- a CDS encoding response regulator, translated as MPKKILIAEDSPTMRSFIVSAIAAMGDYILVEAANGFDALRILPREKVDLVITDINMPDINGLELVSFIKNNPNYKNTPLFIVSTEGSERDREKGLALGADAYLVKPFSPDDLQALVSRFLGQE; from the coding sequence GTGCCTAAAAAGATCCTGATTGCCGAAGATTCACCGACCATGAGGTCATTCATCGTTTCCGCTATCGCTGCCATGGGAGACTATATCCTGGTGGAGGCCGCCAACGGTTTCGACGCCTTGCGCATTCTCCCGCGGGAAAAGGTCGACCTGGTGATCACCGACATCAACATGCCGGACATCAACGGACTTGAACTGGTCAGCTTCATCAAGAACAATCCAAACTACAAAAACACGCCGTTGTTCATCGTCAGCACTGAAGGGAGCGAACGGGACCGGGAAAAAGGACTCGCACTGGGGGCTGACGCCTACCTGGTGAAACCTTTTTCGCCGGACGATCTTCAGGCACTCGTCAGCAGATTTCTGGGGCAGGAGTAA
- a CDS encoding response regulator, which yields MSLVGNLEDLSLGDILQIVSLSRKSGVLSLASRGREGKVVFRDGQVIRATSTMFRENIGDLLVRKSLVDIPTLKKAVSIQKKSDLPPPRLGDIIAEHFGVPKDRIEEAVKEQVEKIVYNFFAWMEGTFSFELGEPSEMGATTLNPLQFMLDQGLNPQWLAMEGSRILDERRHRGEPVEEEVSESVVDMESLLELEEEPPSGREAVKENPSSSETEPAAPATAAPGMQVLLVDDDPPTAEGIRRALGALGYSVSAFNEGNEFLAAVEVAARAGEAPALLVDLIMPRLNGTGILGGIELLQNIKKRFPQLAVFVMSDHSNLEAEEKVRQFGVSAVMPKPKKNEIRDERGARALQAFAETMSVFLGDASGIEVPVESATYNWGAELLKEMGEETTADRQGRGPESPGLHLLKGMLQELHNPSLGGGIILLVLRFASELMNRAVIFLAKEKEIVGLGQFGIELSGEMADARVRRMKIPRGDKSIFNQVIADKSARRVRLGDSRWDNYLKEQLGGDEPEEIFLGPIISEGQVVAVLYGDNLPEKLPIVNTESLEIFLSQAGLAMEKALLERRLRGNVAI from the coding sequence ATGAGTCTTGTCGGAAACCTCGAAGACCTCAGTCTGGGGGATATTCTTCAGATCGTCAGCCTCAGCCGCAAATCAGGGGTGCTGTCTCTGGCCAGCCGCGGCCGCGAGGGGAAGGTTGTCTTCAGGGACGGGCAGGTTATCCGCGCCACCTCCACCATGTTCCGCGAAAATATAGGCGACCTGTTGGTTCGCAAGTCCCTCGTCGATATCCCGACCCTCAAAAAAGCCGTATCCATTCAGAAGAAAAGCGACCTTCCCCCGCCACGGCTCGGGGATATCATCGCCGAACATTTCGGCGTTCCCAAGGACAGAATCGAAGAAGCGGTGAAGGAGCAGGTCGAGAAGATCGTTTATAACTTCTTCGCCTGGATGGAAGGGACCTTCTCCTTCGAGCTGGGTGAACCCTCTGAAATGGGAGCGACCACTCTCAACCCCCTGCAGTTCATGCTCGATCAGGGATTGAATCCCCAATGGCTGGCCATGGAGGGGAGTCGAATCCTCGACGAGCGGCGCCACCGGGGCGAACCTGTCGAGGAGGAGGTTTCAGAATCCGTCGTCGACATGGAAAGCCTTCTGGAGCTCGAAGAAGAACCACCCTCAGGCCGTGAAGCCGTGAAGGAAAATCCGTCTTCCTCAGAGACCGAACCGGCCGCCCCGGCAACTGCGGCACCTGGGATGCAGGTCCTTCTGGTGGATGATGACCCTCCCACGGCCGAAGGCATTCGCCGCGCCCTCGGGGCGCTCGGCTATTCCGTTTCCGCATTCAACGAGGGCAATGAATTCCTGGCCGCCGTCGAAGTCGCCGCCCGGGCCGGCGAAGCCCCCGCGCTTCTGGTCGATCTGATCATGCCGCGTCTGAACGGCACCGGCATTCTCGGCGGAATAGAGCTTCTTCAGAATATCAAGAAAAGATTCCCTCAGCTTGCCGTTTTCGTGATGTCGGATCACTCCAACCTTGAAGCCGAAGAAAAAGTCCGGCAATTCGGGGTGTCGGCGGTTATGCCCAAGCCGAAGAAGAACGAAATCCGGGATGAGCGGGGGGCCCGTGCCCTTCAGGCTTTTGCTGAAACCATGAGTGTTTTTCTGGGTGACGCATCAGGGATCGAAGTTCCGGTGGAATCCGCGACCTACAACTGGGGAGCGGAACTCCTCAAGGAAATGGGAGAGGAAACCACTGCGGACCGGCAGGGAAGAGGGCCGGAGTCACCGGGGCTGCACCTTCTCAAAGGAATGCTGCAGGAACTTCACAACCCTTCGCTGGGCGGAGGGATTATTCTCCTGGTTCTTCGTTTTGCAAGTGAACTGATGAATCGGGCGGTCATTTTTCTGGCCAAGGAGAAGGAAATCGTCGGGCTGGGTCAGTTCGGCATCGAACTGAGCGGAGAAATGGCAGATGCCCGTGTCCGAAGGATGAAGATACCCCGAGGCGATAAGTCGATCTTCAACCAGGTTATTGCCGATAAATCCGCCCGCAGGGTCCGCCTCGGCGACAGCCGGTGGGACAACTACCTCAAGGAACAGCTCGGCGGAGACGAGCCGGAAGAGATCTTCCTCGGCCCCATAATCAGCGAGGGGCAGGTCGTGGCCGTGCTGTACGGTGACAACCTGCCTGAGAAATTACCGATCGTCAATACCGAATCACTGGAGATTTTTCTGTCCCAGGCAGGTTTGGCCATGGAAAAAGCCCTTCTTGAACGCCGTCTCAGGGGCAATGTCGCCATCTAG
- the der gene encoding ribosome biogenesis GTPase Der, with protein sequence KEGLTPSDIEVASRLRRVDKPVLFVINKVDGEKQEAGIGEFYALGVDELYTVSAEHGRGVGELMDEVLPLLPPAQPVEEDREEVRLAIVGRPNVGKSSLVNRLLGYERVVANPQAGTTRDSVDTPFIYNQKRYVLIDTAGIRRKGKVSRALEKYSVIQALKAMDRAHVVLAVIDAEEGVTDQDLTVAGYAYEKGRALILLVNKWDLLAKDNSTMGKFLEKLRLDFKFLPHAPVIFVSALTGQRVAKIMATVEEVAAEYNKRVPTPALNRMLMEAVKSHQPPLYQGRRLKFFYITQTAVRPPSFVIFANRAEGVHFSYERYLVNKLRESFGFTGAPLRLTFKDREQQKG encoded by the coding sequence AAGGAGGGGCTGACACCTTCCGATATCGAGGTGGCCTCCCGGCTGAGGCGGGTGGACAAGCCTGTCCTGTTCGTGATCAACAAGGTGGACGGGGAAAAGCAGGAAGCGGGCATCGGCGAGTTCTATGCCCTGGGGGTCGATGAACTCTACACGGTCTCCGCCGAGCATGGCCGCGGGGTGGGTGAACTGATGGATGAGGTGCTGCCCCTTCTTCCGCCGGCCCAGCCTGTCGAGGAGGACCGGGAGGAGGTGCGGCTGGCCATTGTCGGGCGGCCGAATGTGGGGAAATCGTCCCTGGTCAACCGCCTCCTCGGTTATGAGCGGGTGGTCGCCAATCCTCAGGCGGGTACGACCCGGGACAGCGTCGACACGCCGTTCATCTACAATCAGAAACGTTACGTGCTGATCGACACCGCCGGTATCCGGCGGAAGGGGAAGGTGAGCCGGGCGCTGGAAAAATACAGCGTCATCCAGGCGCTCAAAGCCATGGACCGGGCTCATGTGGTGCTGGCGGTCATCGATGCCGAAGAAGGGGTCACCGATCAGGACCTGACCGTGGCCGGCTATGCTTACGAGAAGGGGCGGGCGCTCATTCTGCTGGTCAATAAGTGGGACCTGCTGGCAAAAGATAACTCCACCATGGGGAAATTTCTGGAAAAACTGCGTCTCGACTTCAAGTTTCTTCCCCATGCCCCGGTCATTTTCGTCTCCGCGCTCACGGGCCAGAGGGTTGCAAAGATTATGGCAACGGTCGAGGAGGTGGCTGCGGAATACAACAAGCGCGTTCCCACACCGGCCCTGAACAGGATGCTGATGGAAGCGGTCAAAAGTCATCAGCCGCCGCTTTACCAGGGGAGGAGGCTCAAGTTTTTTTATATCACCCAGACGGCCGTTCGGCCGCCGAGTTTCGTCATTTTCGCCAACCGGGCCGAAGGGGTCCATTTCTCCTATGAGCGTTATCTTGTCAACAAACTCCGCGAATCCTTCGGTTTTACCGGAGCCCCGCTCAGGCTCACGTTCAAAGACCGTGAGCAGCAAAAGGGTTGA
- a CDS encoding GTPase gives MIPVVAIVGRPNVGKSTLFNRILGQRKAIVEDFPGVTRDRNYAEVTRYAVPFTLIDTGGFEPVSEERLLTQMREQSQLAVEEADVILFV, from the coding sequence ATGATTCCAGTCGTCGCCATCGTCGGCCGGCCCAATGTCGGCAAATCGACTCTTTTCAACCGTATTCTCGGGCAGCGCAAGGCTATCGTCGAGGATTTTCCCGGCGTCACCCGCGACCGCAACTACGCCGAGGTGACTCGTTATGCCGTTCCCTTCACCCTGATCGACACCGGCGGCTTCGAGCCCGTGAGCGAGGAGAGGCTGCTGACCCAGATGCGGGAGCAGTCCCAACTGGCAGTGGAGGAAGCCGATGTCATCCTCTTCGTCC
- the era gene encoding GTPase Era produces MNKTDSTFRSGFVSIVGRPNVGKSTLLNTVLGQKIAITSGKPQTTRNRILGIHSLPDGQILFLDTPGIHKARGRLNKYMVDQALSACSDVDLILLLVEATAPPGGGDEFIMELLSRSETPVFLVINKVDMVPREKLLPLIGTYAGKFPFREIFPLSAQTGEGVDDLLASIRNSLPEGPRYYPEEMVTDLPERFIAAEMIREQVLKQTREEVPYGVAVTVESFVEKEEKNLVVISAVIHVERDTHKSIILGKGGAMIRAIGKSARLEIERFLGSRVFLEIFVKVEKNWTESGRLLKEFGYD; encoded by the coding sequence TTGAATAAGACCGACAGCACTTTCCGTTCGGGTTTCGTCTCCATCGTCGGGAGACCGAACGTGGGGAAATCGACCCTGCTCAACACGGTTCTGGGGCAGAAGATCGCCATCACCTCCGGCAAGCCCCAGACGACCCGCAACCGGATTCTCGGCATCCACAGCCTCCCGGACGGGCAGATCCTTTTTCTCGACACTCCGGGGATTCACAAGGCCCGGGGGCGGCTCAACAAATACATGGTCGACCAGGCGCTGTCCGCCTGTTCCGATGTCGATCTCATTCTGCTGCTGGTGGAGGCCACGGCGCCCCCCGGAGGCGGAGACGAATTTATTATGGAACTCCTCTCCCGCAGTGAAACGCCGGTCTTTCTGGTCATCAACAAGGTCGACATGGTGCCCCGGGAGAAGCTCCTGCCCCTCATCGGAACCTATGCCGGCAAATTCCCTTTCCGCGAGATCTTTCCCCTCTCCGCCCAGACGGGCGAGGGGGTCGACGATCTGCTCGCCTCCATACGCAACTCTCTCCCGGAGGGCCCGCGCTACTATCCCGAGGAGATGGTCACCGATCTGCCGGAGCGCTTCATCGCCGCCGAAATGATCCGCGAGCAGGTCCTGAAGCAGACCCGAGAGGAGGTCCCCTATGGGGTGGCGGTTACAGTGGAGAGTTTTGTCGAGAAGGAGGAAAAGAATCTGGTCGTCATCAGCGCTGTGATCCATGTCGAGCGGGACACCCACAAGAGCATCATCCTGGGTAAAGGAGGGGCAATGATCCGCGCTATCGGCAAGTCGGCCCGCCTGGAGATCGAGCGCTTTCTCGGCAGCCGGGTTTTCCTGGAAATCTTCGTCAAGGTGGAAAAGAACTGGACCGAATCGGGACGTCTGCTCAAGGAGTTCGGGTACGATTGA
- a CDS encoding elongator complex protein 3 has product MRLYPFFIPHAGCPHRCRFCQQQRTSGQGKAPAPEEVARTLEDILPESGGGEVAFYGGTFTLLPEEAQQAYLGAAAPFIRNGRVDGIRISTRPDALSQPAVEHLRLSGVRTVEIGCQSFSPDVLRRSGRGHGAREIGEAVDRLRNAGLAVGLQLMPGLPGSSREEALDSLEQALALRPDFLRIYPTVVLRGTALEEDFHAGHYRPLGLEEAVDLCAEMLWRCRHNTVPVIRLGLQGTPELETGQAWVAGPWHPAFGQLIRSRLWRRGLERGGEATGSRRAEVHPADFSDARGHGRFNLEYLRQRFGEFIISSNRLVPREHMAFGGQCFTLTDLSGYEGQNH; this is encoded by the coding sequence GTGCGTCTCTATCCCTTCTTCATACCCCATGCCGGCTGTCCTCATCGCTGCCGCTTCTGCCAGCAGCAGCGCACCTCGGGCCAAGGGAAAGCGCCGGCCCCAGAGGAAGTGGCCCGGACCCTCGAAGATATTCTGCCGGAATCGGGAGGGGGAGAGGTGGCTTTCTACGGCGGGACGTTTACGCTTCTGCCTGAAGAGGCCCAGCAGGCCTATCTTGGAGCCGCGGCCCCCTTCATCCGGAATGGGCGCGTCGACGGTATCCGGATATCAACACGCCCCGACGCCCTGTCACAGCCTGCCGTGGAGCATCTCCGCCTGTCGGGTGTGCGCACCGTGGAAATCGGCTGCCAGTCCTTCTCGCCCGATGTTCTGCGTCGTTCGGGTCGCGGGCACGGGGCTCGAGAGATCGGCGAGGCGGTCGACCGGCTCAGAAACGCCGGATTGGCGGTGGGGTTGCAGTTGATGCCGGGGCTTCCCGGCAGCAGCCGGGAGGAGGCCCTCGATTCGCTGGAGCAGGCTCTGGCCCTGCGGCCGGATTTTCTCCGCATCTATCCGACGGTGGTCCTGCGTGGAACGGCGCTGGAGGAAGATTTTCATGCCGGCCACTATCGACCCCTTGGCCTGGAGGAGGCGGTCGATTTGTGCGCCGAGATGCTGTGGCGTTGCCGTCACAATACCGTACCGGTGATCCGCCTGGGATTGCAGGGGACGCCTGAGCTGGAGACAGGACAGGCCTGGGTGGCCGGCCCCTGGCATCCGGCCTTCGGTCAACTGATCCGCTCCCGTCTTTGGCGGCGGGGGCTCGAGCGGGGAGGCGAGGCGACCGGATCCAGGCGGGCAGAGGTCCATCCGGCCGACTTCTCCGACGCACGGGGCCATGGGCGGTTCAACCTCGAATATCTGCGACAGCGCTTCGGAGAATTTATTATCTCTTCCAACCGCCTTGTCCCCAGGGAGCATATGGCTTTCGGGGGACAGTGCTTTACCTTGACCGACTTATCCGGTTATGAAGGACAGAACCATTGA
- the rnc gene encoding ribonuclease III, protein MPRRTCEEALEEKIGYRFSDTALLRESLTHKSFSNEQPGRDVPHNERLEFLGDAVLDLVVSHALFRAFPDLAEGELTRIRAEVVSEKGLAAIGRQLGLGASLRLGRGEDRSGGREKDSLVADALEAILGAVFCDGGFESARRIIEALCIAEIERSARRKAGIDYKTRLQELLQARQGRPPTYALTLTEGPDHQRVYTVEVCSEGETIGCGRGRTKKAAEQEAAQEALARLEN, encoded by the coding sequence TTGCCGCGACGAACCTGCGAGGAAGCTCTCGAAGAGAAAATCGGGTACCGCTTCAGCGATACCGCCCTGCTTCGGGAATCCCTCACGCATAAATCATTCAGCAACGAGCAGCCAGGCCGGGATGTTCCCCACAACGAACGTCTGGAGTTCCTCGGGGACGCCGTTCTCGACCTGGTGGTCAGCCACGCCCTTTTTCGAGCCTTTCCCGACCTTGCAGAGGGTGAACTGACCCGGATCAGGGCCGAGGTGGTCAGCGAGAAGGGGCTTGCGGCAATCGGCCGACAGCTCGGCCTGGGTGCTTCCTTGAGACTCGGCCGCGGCGAAGACCGCAGCGGTGGACGGGAAAAAGACAGCTTGGTTGCCGATGCGCTGGAGGCGATTTTGGGCGCCGTCTTCTGCGATGGAGGCTTCGAAAGCGCCCGCCGGATCATTGAAGCTCTCTGCATCGCCGAGATCGAACGTTCAGCACGGCGCAAAGCCGGCATCGATTACAAGACCAGGCTGCAGGAACTGCTGCAGGCCCGCCAGGGGCGACCCCCCACATATGCTCTGACCCTGACCGAGGGTCCCGACCACCAGCGGGTCTATACCGTCGAGGTCTGCTCCGAGGGCGAAACCATCGGATGCGGCAGGGGAAGGACCAAAAAGGCTGCCGAGCAGGAGGCCGCCCAAGAGGCTCTGGCTAGGCTGGAAAACTGA
- the tmk gene encoding dTMP kinase — translation MSLFITFEGIEGCGKTTQIRLLAESLRARGLQVLATREPGGCPIADAIRSILLDSANSRMAPRTELLLYAAARAQHVFEVISPALTEGKAVLCDRFTDATVAYQGYGRRLDRELIAQLNRLAAEDVVPDLTLLLDFPPEEGLRRACLRNESLPEFNEDRFEQESLDFHRRVRAGYLEAAAREERFRIIDARGTVAEVAARVEMTVAEFLLQKERA, via the coding sequence ATGTCTCTTTTCATTACCTTCGAGGGGATCGAGGGGTGCGGCAAGACCACTCAGATTCGCCTGCTCGCCGAAAGTCTTCGGGCGCGGGGTCTACAGGTTCTCGCCACCAGGGAGCCGGGAGGCTGTCCCATCGCCGACGCCATAAGAAGCATTCTCCTGGATTCCGCAAACAGCCGCATGGCGCCCAGGACGGAGTTGCTCCTCTATGCCGCGGCCCGTGCTCAACATGTGTTCGAGGTCATTTCTCCGGCCCTGACGGAGGGCAAGGCGGTACTCTGCGACCGCTTTACCGACGCCACCGTCGCCTATCAGGGATACGGGCGCCGTCTCGACCGCGAGCTGATCGCACAGCTCAACCGACTGGCGGCAGAAGATGTCGTTCCGGATCTCACCCTTCTCCTCGATTTTCCCCCTGAAGAAGGGCTGCGCCGGGCATGTCTCCGAAATGAATCCCTGCCGGAGTTCAATGAAGACCGCTTCGAGCAGGAGTCCCTCGATTTTCACCGCCGAGTCCGCGCCGGATACCTTGAGGCGGCCGCCCGCGAAGAGCGCTTTCGTATCATCGATGCGCGGGGGACGGTGGCCGAAGTGGCTGCACGGGTCGAGATGACCGTGGCTGAATTTCTCCTTCAAAAGGAGCGGGCGTGA
- the holB gene encoding DNA polymerase III subunit delta' → MTFAQILGHERQKDILRRAVAANRLAHAYLFEGAEGIGKRLMALALVRAVFCLEGSGCGNCSACRKVDHHNHPDLHLLEAEGASIKIEQIRGIQKELSYRPLEAPKKVCLIDGAEKMNPAAGNALLKTLEEPTGAALLILLTPRPEGVLGTIRSRCQRLPFARLPREQLKNVLLARLGVDETQGHILAALSEGSFKKALGKDRELYLDRRREVLKSLTALSSGSIVPLFELAQELAEDKERLPEILEIFQAFYRDLLLFRHGRPESELVNVDLLEKIHRIGARETVPSLLRKLDAVAAGRRQLDRNVNRQLAMEVLLMRLAA, encoded by the coding sequence GTGACTTTCGCTCAGATCCTCGGACACGAACGGCAGAAGGACATTCTCAGAAGAGCCGTCGCCGCCAACCGCCTGGCCCATGCCTATCTCTTCGAAGGAGCCGAAGGAATCGGCAAGCGCCTCATGGCCCTCGCCCTGGTCCGTGCCGTGTTCTGCCTCGAGGGCAGCGGGTGCGGAAACTGCAGCGCCTGCCGGAAGGTGGATCACCACAATCATCCCGATCTTCACCTTCTGGAGGCCGAGGGCGCCTCGATCAAGATTGAACAGATCCGCGGGATTCAGAAAGAGCTCTCCTACCGTCCCCTGGAGGCGCCCAAAAAGGTCTGCCTCATCGACGGAGCGGAAAAAATGAACCCGGCGGCCGGCAACGCCCTGCTCAAGACGCTGGAAGAGCCGACGGGAGCCGCCCTTCTGATCCTCCTCACGCCGCGCCCCGAAGGAGTGCTCGGCACCATCCGCTCCCGCTGTCAGCGGCTTCCCTTCGCCCGCCTGCCGCGGGAGCAGCTCAAGAACGTTCTCCTCGCTCGTCTGGGTGTGGATGAAACCCAGGGGCATATCCTGGCCGCCCTCTCCGAGGGAAGCTTTAAAAAGGCTCTCGGAAAAGACCGGGAACTTTACCTGGATCGCCGGCGGGAGGTTTTGAAATCGCTCACCGCCCTGTCTTCCGGCAGCATCGTCCCCCTCTTCGAGCTGGCCCAGGAACTGGCGGAGGACAAAGAACGACTGCCGGAGATCCTGGAGATTTTCCAGGCATTCTACCGTGATCTGCTCCTGTTCCGGCACGGCCGTCCGGAATCGGAACTGGTGAATGTCGATCTCTTGGAAAAAATACACCGCATCGGAGCCAGGGAGACCGTCCCTTCCCTGCTGCGCAAACTCGATGCCGTCGCCGCCGGCCGTCGCCAGCTCGACCGGAACGTCAACCGCCAGTTGGCCATGGAAGTTCTCCTGATGCGGCTCGCCGCTTAG